One Aneurinibacillus migulanus genomic region harbors:
- a CDS encoding OmpA family protein, whose product MLKQKNVGFLLLFSCFLLSACGEKEKQATEINVPEINAPQIEAPQIEAPQIEAPQIEAPQIEAPQIEAPQIEAPQIEAPQIDVPDLSITSDNKQITIQIPDTVLFDFDKSELKPSAQEVLDKIGEAFKKYEGAKVQINGHTDNVGEEKYNTALSERRANEVKRYLEKNNGKGSLHISTKGYGESQPITPNNTEEDRKKNRRVEIVIEPKM is encoded by the coding sequence ATGTTAAAACAGAAAAATGTAGGATTTCTACTGTTATTTTCTTGCTTTTTGCTTTCTGCATGTGGAGAAAAAGAAAAACAAGCAACAGAAATAAACGTCCCGGAGATAAACGCTCCACAGATAGAGGCTCCACAGATAGAGGCTCCACAGATAGAGGCTCCGCAGATAGAGGCTCCACAGATAGAGGCTCCACAGATAGAGGCTCCACAGATAGAGGCTCCGCAGATAGAGGCTCCACAGATAGATGTGCCAGACCTCTCTATCACATCTGATAATAAACAAATTACAATCCAAATTCCTGATACTGTTCTGTTCGATTTTGATAAGAGTGAATTAAAACCAAGCGCACAGGAAGTATTGGATAAAATAGGTGAAGCGTTCAAAAAATATGAAGGGGCAAAGGTACAAATAAACGGTCATACTGATAACGTAGGCGAAGAGAAATATAATACTGCTCTTTCTGAACGAAGGGCAAATGAGGTTAAGAGATATCTAGAAAAGAATAATGGAAAAGGGAGTCTCCATATAAGCACAAAAGGGTATGGTGAAAGTCAACCTATAACTCCTAATAATACTGAGGAAGACCGTAAAAAAAATCGGCGCGTTGAAATTGTGATTGAGCCCAAAATGTAA
- a CDS encoding WYL domain-containing protein: MDIISTIQACGARKEMVYITYEGQERLVEPYSFRDGGLQFFAWCRMLKNIRSFTVTKITAARPSGLVYGPRYPVEF, encoded by the coding sequence ATGGATATAATTTCTACAATTCAGGCGTGCGGAGCCCGCAAAGAAATGGTCTATATTACGTATGAAGGCCAGGAACGCTTAGTAGAACCATATTCTTTTCGAGATGGCGGTTTACAGTTTTTCGCCTGGTGCCGTATGCTTAAGAACATTCGTAGTTTTACTGTAACTAAGATTACAGCAGCACGTCCATCCGGTCTTGTATACGGACCAAGATATCCAGTAGAATTTTGA
- a CDS encoding threonine aldolase family protein, producing the protein MPFYKSFASDNYSGVHPEIMESIIRANVNHVSSYGNDPYSEAAVSKFKEHFGDNIDVYFVFNGTAANVLGLKAITRSYNSIICAETSHIHVDECGAPEYFTGCKTLTLPTEDGKLYVDLIKQHLTGFGDQHHSQPKVISIAQPTELGTVYKPEEIQAIATFAHEHGMLLHMDGSRLSNAAASLKLTFKEITVDVGVDVLSFGGTKNGLMIGEAIVFFDKSLATDFKYIRKQGMQLGSKMRFIAAQFEALLSNDLWLRNARNANDMAKFLAGKIENIPEIKITQEVEANAVFAIIPREYISTLQEVYSFYVWSEEKSEVRWMTAFDTTKEDIENFVAEIEKICFSKL; encoded by the coding sequence GTGCCTTTTTATAAAAGTTTTGCCAGTGATAATTACTCAGGTGTACACCCTGAAATCATGGAGTCCATCATCCGTGCAAACGTGAATCATGTCAGTTCTTATGGGAATGATCCATATTCAGAAGCCGCTGTTTCAAAATTCAAGGAACATTTTGGCGACAATATTGATGTTTATTTTGTTTTTAATGGTACCGCAGCAAATGTGCTGGGTTTAAAAGCGATAACCAGATCATACAATTCCATTATTTGTGCTGAAACCTCTCATATTCATGTTGATGAGTGCGGTGCACCTGAATACTTTACCGGCTGCAAGACTCTTACTTTGCCAACAGAGGATGGAAAGCTATATGTTGACCTTATTAAACAGCATCTAACCGGTTTCGGTGATCAGCACCATAGTCAACCGAAAGTGATTTCTATCGCCCAACCTACCGAACTCGGCACAGTGTATAAACCGGAAGAAATTCAAGCTATAGCTACCTTTGCCCATGAACATGGGATGCTTCTACATATGGATGGTTCAAGGCTATCTAATGCAGCAGCAAGCCTGAAACTAACGTTTAAGGAAATCACGGTTGATGTAGGTGTTGATGTTTTGTCTTTTGGCGGCACGAAGAACGGACTAATGATCGGGGAAGCCATTGTTTTTTTTGATAAGAGTCTAGCAACTGATTTCAAATATATTCGAAAACAGGGAATGCAGCTTGGTTCGAAGATGAGATTTATTGCCGCCCAGTTTGAGGCGTTATTATCTAACGATTTATGGTTGCGCAATGCCAGAAACGCTAATGATATGGCAAAGTTTTTAGCTGGTAAAATCGAAAACATACCGGAAATTAAAATTACCCAGGAAGTAGAGGCAAACGCCGTTTTTGCTATCATTCCGCGAGAGTATATTTCAACCCTTCAAGAGGTGTATTCCTTCTACGTATGGTCCGAGGAAAAATCGGAGGTACGTTGGATGACTGCCTTTGATACAACAAAGGAAGATATAGAAAATTTTGTTGCGGAAATTGAAAAAATATGTTTTTCTAAGCTATAA
- a CDS encoding GNAT family N-acetyltransferase has translation MEILLREIDKTNWEECIELKVKKEQENFIVSNLYSIAEMQFLPGFESYGIYLNEIMIGFTMFGVDPDDGNYWIYRIMTDQKFQNQGFGKAALLKVIEEIEKKENRTNFIFIGYNPDNENAKRLYKSVGFVEMGIAPWGEMIVKYTIN, from the coding sequence ATGGAAATTTTACTGAGAGAAATTGATAAAACCAACTGGGAAGAATGCATTGAGTTAAAAGTTAAGAAGGAACAAGAAAATTTCATTGTATCCAATTTGTATTCAATTGCTGAAATGCAATTCTTACCGGGATTCGAATCTTATGGTATTTATTTAAATGAAATAATGATTGGATTTACGATGTTTGGAGTTGACCCGGATGACGGCAACTACTGGATATATAGAATTATGACTGATCAGAAGTTTCAAAACCAAGGATTTGGAAAAGCTGCCTTACTAAAGGTCATTGAGGAAATCGAAAAGAAAGAAAATAGAACCAACTTTATCTTCATTGGATATAACCCGGATAACGAGAATGCAAAGCGGTTGTATAAGAGCGTTGGTTTTGTTGAAATGGGCATAGCTCCATGGGGAGAAATGATTGTAAAATATACAATTAATTGA
- a CDS encoding DJ-1/PfpI family protein codes for MEQQWSVGIVLFDDVEVLDFAGPFEVLSVTAHPDQHASTQDMKPFIVKTISETGHMVHARNGLKVQPDYSFSNAPQFDILVIPGGLGAREREVHNNELIQWITDRMQSVQLMTSVCTGALLLAKAGLLDGKHATTHWASYERLQNEFPNVIVQKNVKFVDEGTIITSGGISAGINMAFHIVKRLLGAEVAQMTAKRMEYDIDISLV; via the coding sequence ATGGAACAGCAATGGTCTGTAGGCATAGTGCTCTTTGATGATGTAGAAGTATTGGATTTTGCAGGCCCTTTTGAGGTATTGTCTGTTACCGCCCACCCAGATCAACATGCGAGTACACAAGATATGAAGCCATTTATCGTAAAAACCATATCGGAAACAGGGCATATGGTTCATGCAAGAAATGGACTGAAGGTACAGCCTGATTACAGCTTTTCCAATGCTCCGCAATTTGATATTCTGGTTATTCCCGGAGGGTTGGGAGCACGCGAACGTGAAGTTCATAACAATGAGCTCATACAATGGATTACAGATCGCATGCAGAGCGTTCAACTCATGACATCGGTATGTACAGGAGCGCTATTGTTAGCGAAAGCAGGGTTGTTAGATGGTAAACATGCGACAACACACTGGGCCAGCTACGAACGATTACAAAATGAATTTCCTAACGTAATAGTTCAAAAAAATGTAAAATTCGTTGATGAAGGAACAATTATTACATCCGGAGGAATTTCTGCCGGTATTAATATGGCGTTTCATATTGTTAAGAGGTTATTAGGGGCAGAGGTAGCTCAGATGACCGCGAAGCGGATGGAGTACGATATCGATATTTCGCTCGTATAG
- a CDS encoding alpha/beta-type small acid-soluble spore protein produces MAQQQNRNTNNLVAPQARAALDQMKYEIASSFGVQLGPDTTSRQNGSVGGEITKRLVQMAEQQLSGRIQ; encoded by the coding sequence ATGGCACAACAGCAAAACAGAAATACCAACAATCTGGTTGCACCACAAGCGCGCGCGGCACTTGACCAAATGAAGTATGAAATTGCATCTTCTTTTGGTGTACAACTCGGCCCGGATACAACATCCCGCCAAAATGGTTCTGTAGGCGGAGAAATCACAAAACGCCTTGTGCAAATGGCTGAACAGCAATTGAGCGGCCGCATTCAATAA
- a CDS encoding TetR/AcrR family transcriptional regulator: MAREKGWKGKESRERLLAAAIDEFANQGFHKTKVSTIVTRAGLTQPAFYLYFSSKEAIFDEVVNDFHERLRMMMKTIRMEPGIETEDVPKRVLFAVETLFRFLAENPNLTRIGLFQTPEAKKIKEELAFMVVENLRAEQQAGYFHPDLSMEIVAECLVGIVERLTVSQLFSKKSNAESLAAQVVHLLMYGMFAHGSVLREKP, translated from the coding sequence TTGGCACGTGAAAAAGGATGGAAAGGAAAAGAAAGCCGAGAACGGTTACTTGCTGCTGCTATCGACGAGTTTGCTAACCAAGGTTTCCATAAAACGAAAGTGAGTACGATTGTTACACGGGCCGGGTTAACCCAACCTGCTTTCTATCTTTACTTTTCAAGCAAAGAAGCCATTTTTGATGAAGTGGTAAATGACTTCCATGAACGCTTGCGCATGATGATGAAAACAATTCGCATGGAACCAGGAATCGAAACAGAAGATGTTCCTAAACGTGTGTTGTTTGCAGTAGAAACTTTGTTTCGATTTTTGGCCGAAAATCCGAACCTAACACGAATTGGACTCTTTCAAACACCGGAGGCCAAGAAGATTAAGGAAGAATTAGCTTTTATGGTTGTAGAAAACTTGCGGGCAGAACAGCAAGCCGGATATTTTCATCCTGATTTGTCGATGGAGATCGTTGCAGAATGTTTGGTTGGAATAGTAGAACGTCTTACTGTTTCGCAGTTGTTCTCAAAAAAGAGTAATGCAGAAAGTCTGGCGGCACAGGTTGTCCATTTATTGATGTATGGAATGTTTGCACATGGAAGTGTTTTGAGAGAGAAACCGTAG